Within Elizabethkingia sp. JS20170427COW, the genomic segment TTACCGATGCTCTAAAAGATTTTCCTTCTGTAAAAGTTGGGGTAGAAAATGGAGAACTTACCTTAACAGGTGATGTTACCTCTTCCCAAGCAAGAAAGATTAAAGAATCTGTAGATGCCTTAAAATTGGGTAAAGTTAATTTTAATTACACCGTTAAATAATCATCACATGGGAGCATTACAAGACAAATATGCAAGTGTAGTAATAGCCGCTCAAAATGCTGGCATTTCAGGACTACAAGTACAAGAGCAAGATGGTATTTTATACATCTCAGGATCTGCAGCAAATACCAATGCTAAAGATGCCGTTTGGAATGCATTAGGAGCTATAGACGCTACCTATTCTGCATCTGATATCAATATCAATGTACAAGTAAGTGGGCTTACTCCTGGTACTAGTCTAAAGGTTATTACTGAATCTAGTAATCTTAACTTAAGGCAAGAACCTTCCACAGAAGCAGCTGTAGTTGGTAAAGCAGCGCATGGCTCAATGGTTTCTTTAGTAGAACAATCTAATAGCGAATGGTGGAAAATAAAGAATGCCGAGGGTGTAGAAGGCTATGCTTATGCTAGATATCTACAAGCTTAGGATCCTAATTCTTTTATAAAAAACAAAGAGAGCATCTTCATCCAGATGCTCTCTTTTTTATCAGCATAATTATTGCTGTATTATGACCATAAAAAATAAGAGCTACCTCAACCGATAGCTCCTATTATAATTTTCAAAATAATATTAAATTAGCAATATTCTTCATAAGCTGCTTGAAGGTTAGCTGCGATTGCTTCTGCAGGGTTTCCTTCAATATGGTGACGCTCTAACATGTGTACCAGCTCTCCATCTTTGAACAATGCAATACATGGAGATGATGGTGGGAATGGAGCTAAGAATTTTCTAGCTTCTGCTACTGCATCAATATCAAAACCTGCAAAAACTGTTGCAAGGTGATCTGGAGTTTTTTCAGTATTTAAAGAAACAATTGCTCCTGGTCTTGCTGCACCTGCTGCACAACCACATACAGAGTTAATCATCAATAATGTTGTTCCTTCTTTTTTTAAGGCTTGTGCTACTGCCTCAGGAGTGGTAAGGTCTTCAAAGCCCTTTTCGGTAAGTTCTGCTTTTAGAGGTAATACTAGTTCTGCTGGATACATTTTATTAATTTTTAGGTATTAAATAATAGATTTCAATATTTCAGTACAAAAGTAAACATAATTTCACTTTTTACCGATATACTATATCTATGAAAACCATGCCAATTTATATATCGGACAAATTGACAAAAGACCTTGGTAATCGTGCCAAGGTCCTTGTGTTAAATACTAATTATTGTGTGAAATTAAAGTGCAAAATGTGTTACTGAATGGTATAAGCTTTAAATTCTGCTAAATAAGCAAACTTAGAAACACCTTCTGTCATTACGATTTTCACTCCCCTCAAATTCATTGGTTCATCCAATTTAAAGAATTGTTCAGAAGTGGTTGTCTGGTCAAAAGTAAGTCTAGTTTTATAAGTTTCCCATGTTTTTCCATCTTTGGTAATTAACATATCGAATTTTGTAAATCCGTTGGATTTATTCAATCTTTTAACCATTCCTATTTTTGGTAACATAGATTTCTTCATTAAAATTTATTATTGTCCGAAAACTTAAGTTATGACACAATTTTTCATATAATAACAAAATTATAATTAAAACATCGATGCAAATACTATCTGTATTACTATCAAAAATAGGCATAAAAAAATCCCGTAATAGGATTATGTAATAAATATATCATCAAAGATGAAATTTACCTAATCCTTTTACGGAATCTACGGACAATAAGAAATATTTTTCTTAGGCTAATAGTTTTTTAGCCATTCCTGAGATGCTTTTCCCATCTGACTTACCTGCCAAAGCTTTAGACGCTACTCCCATTACTTTTCCTAATTCTTTTGCAGAAGTTGCTCCTACTTCTGCTATAATTTTTTGTATTTCAGCTTCCAATTCTTCTGCTGAAAGTTGTGCGGGTAGAAATTTTTCAATCACCTTCATTTGGGCTTCTTCAACCTCTGCAAGATCCTCTCTTCCTTGGTCTTTAAATTGCTTGTAAGAGTCCTTACGTTGTTTTACCATTCTTTGTAGAATAGCGATTTCTTGCTCTTCACTCACCTCAGCTCCCTTTACTTCTGTTTTTAACAAAATAATTTGTGCTTTTATGGCACGAAGAGAGTCCAAAGCTACTTTATCTTTTTTTTTCATTGCTGTTTTCATCGCAGCCATTACTGTGGTTTCTAAGCTCATTTTTATGATTTTTTAAAATTAAAATGAGATAATATTTCATCTGTCTGAAACATTATCTCATTGATAAATTATCTATTCTTTAATTAATCTACATCTTTATTTAAAAAACGATTTTCCTTAAGATTCATTTGATCTTTATCTTGAGAAAGATAATTATTAATCTTTTGGTCGGATGCGTTTTGTTCTAAATCAAGATTGATGTTTTTTCTTTTAAAAGCAGGAATATTTTCAAACATATTCTCGGCTTCAGCATTAGAAAATCTAGAATTGAATTCTCTAAGTTTGTTTCTACGCTCTTCTATCCTTCTTTGATCTTCTGTAGGAGTTTTATCTACTATCCTAAATTCTTCTTGAGTCTTTTTCAAGATCACTACTTCTTCATCCTCAAAAGTTTTTTCAAAAGAATCCGAGCTACTTGGTGCTTCTGTTTCTTGATTGCTAGTATTAGATTCTGAAATATTAAAAGAAACTGAAACAGGCTTATCCTCTTCTATAAGGTCCCCTGAAAATTGGAAGTCATTTGCCTCTTCTTTCTTTGTATAAATTTGCAGATTGATATCACTTTCGTCATTTTCAAGCTTCCATGACTCCCCTCCGAAATCCTCTTCTTTAGTCCAAACATGAGATTCTACTTGTTCTTCTTGAGTTTGGAACGATGGATGAGAGCCTTCTGAACTATTCATTGGGAATCCTGAAGAAAATTCGTCTTCGTCATCATCTAATCTGAAAAAGTTCTTTGTTTCTCCCCCCTCTGGGGTCTCAGGTATTAACTCATCTGAAAACAAGGTGCTTTTAAAAGGAGATTCTTTTTTTTCAACAGGTTTTTCCGTTTCTAAACTAATTACTGTTTTTTCAGTATGTCCTGTATTTTTCTGATTATCTTTTGCAAATCCTGTTGCAATTACAAGTACACTAACAGCATCTCCTAATTCTTCATCGGTACCTACCCCAAAGATAATATCGGCTGTATTCCCGGCCTCTTCTTGGATATGGTCCATAATAATACCAATTTCATCCATGGTAACTTCTTCTTTACCACTTCTGATAAGGAGCAATACATTTTTAGCTCCTGTAATTTTATTATCATTTAATAATGGCGAATCTAGTGCTTTTTTAACAGCTTCTTCGGCTTTGTTCTCGCCAGAAGCTAGCCCATTGGACATTAACGCAGTTCCTGAATTTTGAAGTACAGATTTAGCATCTCTAAAGTCTATGTTTACATCAAAGTAACCTGTAATTACCTCAGCCATACCTTTGGCTGCATTAGTTAACACCTCATCGGCTTTAGAGAAACCAGACTTGAATCCTAAATTTCCGAATTGTTGACGCAGTTTATCATTATTAATAACAATAAGAGAATCTACATTGCTTCTTAATTTATCCAAACCATTTTCAGCTTGTTCTAGCCTTCTTTTACCTTCAAAACTAAATGGAACCGTAACAATCCCTACGGTAAGGATACCCATTTCCTTAGCGACTTTTGCAATAACAGGTGCTGCACCAGTACCAGTACCACCTCCCATACCAGCGGTGATAAATACCATTTTGGTATTTTGTCCCATGGAAGATTTGATATCATCTATACTCTCGATAGCAGCTTGTTCACCTACTTCTGGATCAGCTCCAGCTCCTAAACCTTCGGTAAGGGAAGTTCCTAACTGAACTTTATTCGATACAGGATTATTATTAAGGGTTTGTGCATCTGTATTACAGATT encodes:
- a CDS encoding SH3 domain-containing protein — its product is MGALQDKYASVVIAAQNAGISGLQVQEQDGILYISGSAANTNAKDAVWNALGAIDATYSASDININVQVSGLTPGTSLKVITESSNLNLRQEPSTEAAVVGKAAHGSMVSLVEQSNSEWWKIKNAEGVEGYAYARYLQA
- a CDS encoding BrxA/BrxB family bacilliredoxin encodes the protein MYPAELVLPLKAELTEKGFEDLTTPEAVAQALKKEGTTLLMINSVCGCAAGAARPGAIVSLNTEKTPDHLATVFAGFDIDAVAEARKFLAPFPPSSPCIALFKDGELVHMLERHHIEGNPAEAIAANLQAAYEEYC
- a CDS encoding discoidin domain-containing protein, coding for MKKSMLPKIGMVKRLNKSNGFTKFDMLITKDGKTWETYKTRLTFDQTTTSEQFFKLDEPMNLRGVKIVMTEGVSKFAYLAEFKAYTIQ
- a CDS encoding GatB/YqeY domain-containing protein, with amino-acid sequence MSLETTVMAAMKTAMKKKDKVALDSLRAIKAQIILLKTEVKGAEVSEEQEIAILQRMVKQRKDSYKQFKDQGREDLAEVEEAQMKVIEKFLPAQLSAEELEAEIQKIIAEVGATSAKELGKVMGVASKALAGKSDGKSISGMAKKLLA
- the ftsZ gene encoding cell division protein FtsZ — protein: MEDTNRQGFQFDLPKGNSAIIKVIGVGGGGNNALKHMYERGIHGVDFVICNTDAQTLNNNPVSNKVQLGTSLTEGLGAGADPEVGEQAAIESIDDIKSSMGQNTKMVFITAGMGGGTGTGAAPVIAKVAKEMGILTVGIVTVPFSFEGKRRLEQAENGLDKLRSNVDSLIVINNDKLRQQFGNLGFKSGFSKADEVLTNAAKGMAEVITGYFDVNIDFRDAKSVLQNSGTALMSNGLASGENKAEEAVKKALDSPLLNDNKITGAKNVLLLIRSGKEEVTMDEIGIIMDHIQEEAGNTADIIFGVGTDEELGDAVSVLVIATGFAKDNQKNTGHTEKTVISLETEKPVEKKESPFKSTLFSDELIPETPEGGETKNFFRLDDDEDEFSSGFPMNSSEGSHPSFQTQEEQVESHVWTKEEDFGGESWKLENDESDINLQIYTKKEEANDFQFSGDLIEEDKPVSVSFNISESNTSNQETEAPSSSDSFEKTFEDEEVVILKKTQEEFRIVDKTPTEDQRRIEERRNKLREFNSRFSNAEAENMFENIPAFKRKNINLDLEQNASDQKINNYLSQDKDQMNLKENRFLNKDVD